The genome window AAAGAAATTCCATAAAACGATCCTGCAGAGAAGCAGCCGCTGGCTTTTATTGTTTTCCAAACTTTGAATTCCTCCACGCCTCCAGCAACAATCGCTCCTTCTCCTTGTCTACAGCCATAATATTGATGGAGAAATCTTTTTTGCCAAAAAGCCGGCTGTACATCCAAACATTCAGTACCATCTTATTGGGAAGTGTAATAGCGATCTTAAATCGTTGGAATGTCAGTCCGCTGATCACTTCGGTAGAGAAAGCAGAATCAAGCTTGGCATTGGGCAATTGCGCCTCAAATGTTCCGTAGAGAATATCATTCACATTTTTCACGCTTTCGGGATAGTCACCGTCTTCCTTCACGTCATAAGACTGGTAATTAGATTCCAGGTAATGAAGCCGGTTGCTTCTGAAAACAAAAATGGTTTTGGCCCTGTTCTCAACTTTTTCGCCATAGGTCTTTTCAATAGCATCTGCGCCTTTATTCTCCAGCCTGGCCCATTCTTCTGCTGTTACAGATTCAAAACCTTCGGGAATAACAATCGTCCAGTTAAACTCCTTATTGTGGATTTCTTTTTTCGCGGTTTGTGCGGCTGCAGGGCAGCTCAATAAGATCGCAACAAGTCCTGATAGTAAAACGGTATTCAGTTTCATGGTTGGGTTGTTTTCACAAAATAGCTATCCCTGCGGTAAAAATATAGTCGTTTTTGAACATTTTAATCGTAGTGTCAGTAGTTGTCACCCATATGTTTCCCATATAGTTCCCATATCATTCCCATATGGTTCCCATATCAAGCCCATATGGAGGCCATATGACAGTCATATAGGGTCCATAGGAAGTCCAGGGTAAGCCGAAGGTAAGCCCAGGGTAAGTTCATGATAAAGCCATATCAGGGCTACAGCAGGACCCTATTAAACCAATATACGATTAAAGCGCATTACAGCCCCACTACGCCCCGATCGCCATTCTACCAATAAATGAGCCGCCACTCAACATCAACAAGCCGTAAACGCCCCGTAATTGCCTTTAACGCGAAGCCGTTCTTTTCCCGCACTAACAGGTAAGCGAATTGTCCCGGATTGGGAAAGATTGGTAGTGGAGTTGCCTGGTAGTGGTCAGAGAATGCTCTGAGATAGTACTGTGCATAGAGCTATCCCAGTACTATCTTAGTACTATTTCAGAGCACCCCACACCCTTTCCGGCTCCCCTCGCCTACCCTTTGTGCAGCAACTATATAGCCTATCGCGGGGTCTTTTCTTGCTTGCCCGTAAAATATCTTTTATATGATCATCGTTTAATAGCCGGCAGTATTTACCGGAAAACCCCTTTGGGCAATCCAGTGCAATACTTTAAACGGATCTTGTAGGGGGATCCGTTAGGGCCACTTTATAGCTAAACACATATACACAATAAACATTTATCAAATATCATTTTCGTTAGCCATTGATGAAATAATCATGTAAGGTTGTCTTTGTCAGCGGCACTAATTTGATGTTTCCTAATCCAAATCCATTTCTGGTTATGACAAACCTCTACAATCCTTTTACCCGACTCCTGCCCTTTTCCGTTAAATTATTGTTGTTGCCGGCAGGCTTCATTTTATGGGCAGGCTTTGCCAATGCCCAGGCGCCGGTGATTAGCTCGGTAAGCCCGGGCAGCGGCCCTTTAGGCAGCACTGTTACCATCACAGGTACAGATTTTGGCAGCACCATCGCCGATAACAAATTATTCTTCGGCCCGGTGCAGGCTACGATTACAGACGCCAATGCCAATACGATTACTGCCCAGGTGCCCGCAGGCGCCATCTACCGGAACCTCCGGTTGACCACCAATTACCTGACCACGCAGAGCACCGTTCCTTTTAAGGTTACCTTCCCCGGCGAAGACATTATCAACAGCACCTCCTTTGGCAGGCTTGCGGATGTCGATGCCCCCAATACCAGCGGCGCTACCGTAACTGCCGATTTTGACGGTGATGGAAAAACCGACCTTGTTACCGGTACCACTACGGCAACCCTGCTCACATTCAGGAATACCAGTGTAGGAGATAATATCTCTTTCCAGGCTGGCACCCAATCAGGATCAGGCTCCGTAAAATGGCTTTCTGCCGCAGATATCAATGGTGACGGGAAAACTGATATCGTTGCGATCAAACACGGGAACACTACCAATCCTTTGGTCGTATTCAGAAATACCAGTACGCCCGGCACGATCTCTTTTACAGTAGACAATACAGTCTCCTACCCGGGATATTCTCCTGCCGCCCTGGCCATAACAGATATTGATGGCGACGGAAAACCCGACATTATAGGCGTTAATGAATTGAACTCCTCTTTTTCAATAGTAAGGAATACAGGTGTTAACGGCAGCTTCGCTTATGCAGCGGTCCAACACTTTCCGCTTCAGAATAGTGCTGTCAGCCTCAGGATCGTAGCAGGCAGATTTAGCAATGACACAAATACCGACATTGTCATACTGACCAATCTTGGTATCAGCACATTCGTCAACAACAGTACGCCTGGCAATTTCCAGTTTGACGCCGAACAGGTGTATACTGCCGGCACTACCAACAGGAGCATGACTTCAGGAGATGTTAACAATGATGGTTTGCCCGATCTGGTGATTTCTTATGTAACCAGCAGCAGCCTGTATAAAGTAGGCGTATTAACCAGCTCATTCACAGCCGGCGGCTTTACTTTATCGTCCATATATGAACTGGGCGCCCTGAAAGACCCGGTAGACCTGGTGTTGGAAGATTTTAATGGAGATACCAAACCCGATATTGCTGTAGCCAACAAAAACACCAACGCGGTATCCGTTTACAAGAATACTTTTAATGGCACCACGGTTACTTTCGGTGCATTTGAGTACTATACGGTTGATGCCAGTCCTTTGGCAGTAACCATTGCAGACTTCGACGGTAATGGCAAGCCCGACATCAGTACTACCAACAGGCCCGGTACTTCTATTTCTATCCTGAAAAACCAAATAGGAGCGCCGGTCCTTGAAAACATAACGCCAACAACGGGTGGTCCCGGCACCGTCGTAACGCTTACCGGCTATAACTTTAGCAATATAACCGGTGTGTATTTTGGTAATACGCCGGCAGCTTCCTACACAGTTGTATCATCAGATACCATCCTGGCTGTTACAGGAGAAGGCTCAGACGGCCTGGTAACCATTACCACGCCTGTCATGCAAACCAGCATTAACGGATTTACTTTTGCTAAACCGTCCATCACCTCCTTCTCACCGGCTTTTGGTCCGGCCGGCTCAGCAGTGACCATCACGGGCATTGGTTTCAGTACAAACCCTGATAGCAATACCGTTTGGTTTGGCGCTGCTAAAGCCACCGTCACCAGTGCCACCCCTACCAGTCTCACCGTACTGGTACCGGCAGGAGCTACCTGGGCGCCGATGTCTGTTACCTGTTATGGCGCTACTGCTTATAGCAGCACGCCTTTCATCCTGGCATTTGGCGGGAGCGCAACACTGGACTCTACCTCCTTTTCAGCAAGGGTTCACCTGAAGATCAATAACTTTTCTACGGTTTCTATAGAAGGAGTTGCTATCGGCGACTTTAACGGAGATGGCAAATCAGACCTCGCCGCTAATGCAAACGGCGCAGTGTATGTTTTCACCAACAATGGCACGGTCGAAACTCCCTCCTGGTCCTCACCCATCCAGATCAATTCAACCGGCGGCCCGGCCATCCTGGTAGCCGACTTCAATGCGGATAGGAAACTGGACCTGGTGACAGGTGGTGCAGGTGGAACGGTATATATCTTACTGAACACCTCTACCGGTAGTACGATCTCCTTTAGTAAGCTCAGCTTTGCAACGGATGTGGTAGACGATTCCCGGTTGGCCGTGGGAGATTTTGACGGCGATGCCAGACCAGATATAGCCCTGGCGCCTATCTACTCGCCCAACATCATATTATTACGCAATACCAGCACTAACCAAGGTACCAGCTTCAGTACCCTGACAGGCCCTGCCTTAGCAGGAGAAAATCCCCAGGATATTGTTGCAGCCGACCTCAATGCAGATGGTAAACCAGAACTGGTGGTAACCGACTACAATGGTCTGCAGGCCGCTGTGTATAAAAACACCTCCACCAGTACCATTTCCTTTGCTGCGGCCTATCCGCTTGCACTGGATGGCTACTCAATCGCCTGCGCAGCGGGTGACCTGGATGCAGATGGCCTTCCTGACATCGTGGTATCCAAATTGAAACAAAACTCCCGCACAGCCTTCTCGGTATTTAAGAACAACAGTTCTACCGGAGGCGATATGTCCTTCACGCTCAGTGGTGAATATCCGTTGGAGTATGAAGCCTACGCCATGACCATTACAGATATCAATGGCGACAGCAAGCCTGAGGTGATTGCCGCCAATGGAACCTATAATTCCAAAGTTTCTATATTCAGGAACATCTCTACCAGCGGCACGATCACACTGGCCTCCGGCGTCAGCTATGCAACAGGCACCGAACCGCTGGCTGTATTGGCAGGAGACCTGAATGGAGACGGCAAGCCTGATCTTGTTACCGCCAACAGGTTATCTAACCTGTACACTTCTACAGGAGGTCTTTACATCCTGTACAACCTGATGCCGGGAGAAACACCCAATCCGGACAGGCAGGCTTCCCCATTGGCCATCAAAGCAGGTCCCAATCCATTTATCTCAGATATCACTGTACAAGTGGAAACGCAGCTTGATAAAGCCAAACTGCAATTGGTAGACATGAGTGGTACCATCCTGCAAACCTGGGAGTATAAAACATTACCGGCCGGCGCTTCTGTCCGCATATCAAAACCTGGCCTCAAACCTGGCTTCTATTACCTGGTGCTGGCAACACCCCAGGGAAGAAGAGTTCTTAGAATTGTAAAACAATAATGAATAAATAAATAGCAAAGAGGGTGTCTCAAAAATAAAGAGGCACCCTCTTTTGCTTTTATAATTTAATAAAAATTTTTGTCACAAAATCCCGCTAATGCACTCTATCCTGCAAAAGCATATTTCATGACAAAAGAAAGCAATCGGCAGACGGTTAAAACACTACACTATTTTTCCGGCATCACCCTTTCCCTATTTATTGGTATTCACCTGCTTAATCATTTGTTCTCATTCGCTGGGCCGGAAGCGCACATGGCGCTGATGGAGAAATTCAGAAAAGTATACCGGCATCCGGTGATTGAGACCGTATTGGTTTTGGTGGTGCTGGTCCAGGTTGTATCGGGTGTCAAATTATTATTTAACCGGAAGCCAAAGATATTGGCAGAAAAAATACAGATATATTCAGGGCTTTATCTTTCGCTTTTCCTGATAGGTCATGTAGGTGCTGTCATAGCCAGCAGGCAGATTGAGCATCTGGATACCAATTTCCATTATACGGCTGCAGGGTTCAATATGCATCCTGCCAGATTGTTCTTCATACCCTATTACTTTCTGGATGTTTGTGCTATAAGTCTGCATGTAGCATCCATACATTATTTGAAAACCAGGTCGAAGTGGAGTTCCTGGCTGATAGGAGGAACCGGTATACTGGTCTCAATGCTTATCGTTGCAGGATATACGAACTTCTTTCAATGGCGGGAGACGCCTCCAAAAGAACGGGCGTTTATAGAGAAATACTTTGGCAAAGGATAGCGATATCAGGTAAGGTATTTCATTTTATCGGGGTTTCTGATGCCGAACAACTGAGTGATCTGGTTATTCTGATCAAAAACTGGTATCAGGACTGTATCAAGATCGGCTGTCAGTGTGTTCTCAAACAGAACCCCGGTTTCCATATTCACTTCTTTTATCGTATATGACAAGTTCCCGCCAAATTTAAGGGCGCCCCTTGTCAGATATAGCATTACATTATCCAGCCCAGAGATGGGTCTGGTTGCTGTAGATGCTTTGCCACCACCGTCCATAAAGAGGGTGACCTCTTTTGACAGATAGGTTTCCAACTGTCTGACATCGCCGTTTAAACATGCCATAATAAATGCCCTGATCATTTCTTCCTTTTCCAGATTAGTGGGGCTATATTTTACTTTGCCGGTTTTCAGCTTTTCTTTAGCCCGGTGTAATTGTTGCCTGCAATTGGCCTCACTGATACCAACCAGGGACGCTACTTCATCGTAGTCGTAGTCAAAACTTTCGCGCAATAAAAAAACAGCTCTTTCCACAGCATTAAGTTTCTGAAGCAACACCAACAATGCATAGGAAATATCATTTTTTTGCAGATCCGGAAAACGTTCATAGGCCAATGGTTCGGGAAGATTGATCCCCGGATACACAACATTCTTTCTTTTATCAAGTATAGCGAAGCATCCATGAACCACTGAACGGACCAGGTATCTTTCGGGATCCCTTATCTGGTCAAAAGGCTGCCGCGAAAAAGAGATGTATACATCGTTTAAAACATCCTCAGCATCACTTGCGCTTTCGGTCATTTTATACGCCAATCCATGTAGTCTGGATCTCTGCTTTAGATAGAATGATAAATGAGCCTGGTTGTCTGACATTACAACACGAATAATGGAATAAAGCTCAAAAGTAATTCTAATTGTTTATACTGTTGGTGCAAAGAGGGAACTCCCACAGAGCCTGTCCTGCTCTGCGGGAGGACGCTGCGGTTTACTGCTGTATCACCAACTTTCTTGTCGCCGTTTGTTGATCATCACCCGTCACCCGTACCGTGTATACGCCCGGCTTCAGGTTATTCACCTGTAATGATGACTTAATGGCAGATTGATATACTGTACGGCCGGCTACATCAAAGATTGCCACCTTGCCCGGCGTCAGTGATTTGATCGCAACGCCGCCGCGCGAAGGATTGGGAAATACCTGTAGTGCAGCTACCTCGCTTTCACCATCTGTCAACTCTCCATGTAGAGCAACGCCACCTGCATTGGTAACCGTACCTACGGAAGTCCAGTTAAAGACTTCCCAGCCACTGATGGTAGCACGGTTACAGGTCATAGCCTGTGTACCATTTTCAGAACTGACGTACATATTATTATTGCCGCGCAGGGAAATGGTATTATCCGCATTCACTACCCAGGTAAAACGCTCCCAGCCGCCGGGCGTGGCACGATTACAGGTAATTGCAGCCGCGCCATTTTCAGATGATACATATTTGCTCATACTGCGCAACATAATCGTACCATTACCGCCATCCAATACAGAAAATCTTTCCCAATCGCCAACAGTGGCCCGGTTGCAACGCATGGCCTGTGTACCGTTCTCACCGGATACGTACATATTATTCGTACCACGCAAAGTAATGACCTGCCCAATGGGCGCCGGGGAAGAAGTGTTGGAAGTAATGCTGAACCAGTTGATATTAAACCCGCCTGCCGGGGCAGCAATACCCACTTCCTGCTGGCCGGCCGGCAACTGCACCGTATGGGAAATCGTTTGCCAGGTTTGCCAGCCACCAGTAGCAGGCACAGCAATGGTACCGAATACGGTGCTACCGCCAAAACGCTCGAACCGTATGCTGCCACCGCCATTCTGGCTTGCTACCCGGTATTGAATAGTATAAGTACCTGCTGCAGGAACATTGATGCGGTAACCCAGCCAGTCGTTGGCATCTATATAACCAACATCCAATCCACCACCGGCATCGGTACAGGTTTCTGTTTGTATGCCGCTCATGGCGCAAAATGCTTCCGCCTGTACAGTACCGGGCACTGCATTGTAATTACCGGTACAGGTAGTGGAACTGCCCCTGCGTGGATCAACGGCTGCCAGCGGCCCGCTGTTCACGACCGTATTGGCAAACTGTATATTGTTCAATACACCACTCATAGCCGAAACGCCATCGGTAAGATAAGGAGGGCCTATAATCCGTCGCAACGCAGCATTGGGACTGGAACTGGTCCTTTTATACGTCCAGTGACACCAGCCTATACCGGCAGCATTGAGCTTATCTACATTCTGCCGCAGCCAGGCATCAGAATTTTCACCGGTCTCCCCTACCCATACCGGCACATTCCAGCGGCTACGAAAATCCGTAAGGTTAATGAGGCGGTTGATCTGGTTAGGGTTGCCATCCCGTATATTGTCATCCGCTTCCGGTATCCAGTAGCGGTGGGCATTGTACACCAGGTTGCTTTGGTTGGTGAACTTATTAGGTTCCATCCAGTCATAGTTATTTCCAAAGCCATTACCTTCTATCATAATAAGGTGCGTATCGCCCAAAGTGCGGATGGCATTCACCAGCCTGTTGGTGAGGTTAAAAATAGTCTGTCCGCCACCGGGCACATTATTGGGCTCATTGATCAGGTCCCAGAAAGCCACCGTATTATTGTTAATATAACGGCTTACAATAGCCTGCCACAGGCGTACGGTGATATCCTGGTAAATGGACCTGTTCCACAGATCATTGCCCACCAGCGCATCGGATATATTGGCGTCCGTTCCCTGTGCGCCCGGTGCGGCATGCAGGTCTACTATTACGTACATATTCCGTGCAGCGCACCAGTTCAGGCAATTCTCCAAGGTCCTGAACCCTTCTGTATTGGGATCGGTGAACAATTGGTTGTTGTTGTACCAGGTGGTGAGGGAGTTCACGTAATTGGTGTAGTTCGCTGAATTACGCGCCACCGTATTCCGCACGGCTCTTTGTGAGGCGGTGAGAAACAATTCATAGTGCATAGGAATGCGTACACAATTAAAACCCTGGTCGGCAATCCAGTTAATATCAGCCTGCGTAATAAAATTGTCGCGCCAGCTTTGATAAAAAGCATCCACCTGCGCATCGGTTTGTCCCTGGTTATACAGGATACGCTTAAACGACCATTGGGTGCCGCCCGAGCCGGGATTCATCATATACCCTTCCTGTAAAAGCCAGCCGCCCAGGCCCACTCCTTTCAGGAGCACCTCCTGGTTGCCGGCATTTACAATCCGTTGTCCATCTGCCCGCAGCCGGGATAGCTGCGCAGTAGCAGTATGGCATACAATAAGCATCGTTAAAAGGCTGCTGCAGGTAAAGCGCAGCCAGGCTTTCCGTAGATTACAACTCATGATTTTTATTTTTTAGGATGAAGGAAAAAAAGTGGAAGCATTCAACCTGGAAAGGTAAATGTGTTCCACTTTCAAGTGATTGCTTGCGAAACGCGAAGCGTTATCTATCAATAACGCTAACTGCCTGTGTGAAAAAATTTACTTCGTACCGCCCCACTCTTTTATTTGTTCAATCTTCGTATTCTCTAATTCCAGTATAGGGATCGGCAGGTATTCATGTTTACCGGCCTGAAAACCCCTTGGGCCCAGTACAGCAGGCGCATCGCCCCAGCGCACCAGGTCCAGCCAGCGATGGCCTTCACCTGCCAGTTCCAGCCTTCTTTCCCCTTTAATATTATTCAGCGTCAGCGGCACACGGTGTAGGTTATCGCCGTAAGCGCGATCACGCACAGCATCGAGCAACGCAGCCGCCCTGGTAAGGTCGCCATTGCTCATGAGCAGCGCTTCTGCTTCCAGCAGGTAAATATCCGCCAGCCGCATATCATACATATTCTTGGGGAAGTTCAGCTCCATATTACCGGCGCCTGTCCATTTGAATGACTCACGGCCTGCTGTCTTTTCCAGGAAATACCCGGTATTCATATGTCCCTTCTGGTAAGTAACCTTACCATCGGCTTCCAGTTGTTTCAGGTTGGCAACGGTGGCAGTTACACGGGGGTCATCCTTGATCGCATCAAACAAGTTGTCCGTAATGGGCAAAAAGCTCCAGCCCGAAACATAGTCAGGCGCGGTAGCGTCTTTGCGGTTATAACCGCGGGGGCCGGTCATAATATTCAGTACATTCCCTTCTGTGCAGGATACACAACCCCAACCACCGGCTGAAGTATTGGTATAGGAGATCTCAAAAATAGACTCACTGTTAAACTCATTGGCCAACTGGAACAGGCCGGCAAAGGTGGTAAACAATTTATGCCCATAGGGACCCATACCACCCGGAGTTCCGGTTACACCGGCAAACTCAGCAGCCGCTGCTGCATATTTCTTTTGCCACAGGTATACCTTACCCAGCAAAGCCTGCGCAGCCGCCTTGGTAGCGCGGCCGGCCTGCGTAGTTAACGTAAGGGTGGCAGGCAGTTCAGGCAATGCTTCTTTAATATCCTTCTCTATTTGCGCATACACCGCTTCAGGCGCTACCTGCAGCACATCGTACATTTTTTCGGGCGCTACCGGTTCGGTGAGCAAAGGAATGGCTTTGAAGAAACGCACCAGGTCGAAATAGAAATAAGCCCTTAAGAACTTAGCTTCTGCTGTGAAGCGTTTTTTAAGGCTTTCATCCATCGGTACGCCGGGCATCTTTTGCAACAATACATTGGCCCTGAATACACCGGAAAATCCTTTGGCCCACAATTCTCCCTGCGGACCCACAGAAGGAGAAAGTGTATAGTTGGATATTACCTGGTAATTGGTAATATCATTGGGGCCGCCGCCACCGGCATAATGATCGTCCGAAGCGCAATCCATCGTGCCTATCTTGGTTACATAACCGCCGCCTTGCCAGCCCACCACATCATATACCGCCACCAGACCATTATACGCTTCTGATTCATTGCGGTAATATTGATCTTCGAGGAACTGTCCCCGGGGTTTGGCTTCCAGCCAGCTCTTGCCACAGGAGATGGTTACCACACCAGCGGCCAACAGGATACTATATGTTATTTGTTTTGTTTTCATTTTACTTGGTTTAAATAGGTTTAAAAGCCGAGGTTAATACCCATCATTAAAGAACGTGCCTGCGGATAAATGCCCCTGTCAATACTAAATACGTCACCGCCAATCTCAGGATCATAACCGGTGTACTTAGTAATGGTAAACAGGTTCTGGCTCATCACATACAGGCGTACTTTTTGTAAACCAGCTTTCCTGATAATATTGTCAGGCAATGAATAACCGATCTGCAAGGTTTTCAACCTGAAATAACCACCGTCTTCGAGGTAGAAGTCGGAAGGGTTATTAAAATTCTTATTGGGATCATCCACATTCAGACGGGGATAAGAATTGGTAGAGCCTTCTGCTGTCCAGCGGCCAAGCGTTTTGGCTTGCCAGTTGGCATTGCCGATATCCAGACGGCGCAGCCCCTGGAAGATCTTATTGCCGGCAGCACCTTGTCCGAAGATCACGGCATCAAATCCTTTATACGCAAGATTGATGGTAAATCCATAAGTCCAGGTAGGTATGGGATTGCCCAGGAATACACGGTCGGCCTCATCAATAACACCACTCTGGTCAGTATCCTGCCACCTGAAGTCGCCGGGCTTAGCATTGGGCTGTATCTTTTTACCGGTCTTATCTACATAACTATCTACCTGGGCCTGGGTTTGGAAAATGCCCAGGGTCTTAAGGCCATAGAAAGAACCGATCGGCTCTCCTACCTGTGTGCGGGTAATGGAACCAAAGTTCATAGACTGGAAGTTGGCGCCACCGGAAAGGAACTTGATATTATTACCCAGGAAGGTAACCTCGTTCTTCATATAAGATACGTTGCCATTGACAGAGAACTTCAGTTCTCCCAACCTGTTATTATAACCCAACTCCAGTTCCACACCACTGTTCTTCACACTGCCGATATTAGAGGCCGGGTTGCCAATAGCCCCCACATAACCGGGAATGCGCGGGTTTTGCAGGATGTCTATTGTTTTCTTACTGAACCAATCAAAGGTGACAGTAAACTTATCAAACACCACCGCATCAAAACCTACGTTGGCATTGCTGGTCTCTTCCCATTTCAGGTTGGGATTGGAAGGCGC of Paraflavitalea devenefica contains these proteins:
- a CDS encoding carbohydrate-binding protein gives rise to the protein MSCNLRKAWLRFTCSSLLTMLIVCHTATAQLSRLRADGQRIVNAGNQEVLLKGVGLGGWLLQEGYMMNPGSGGTQWSFKRILYNQGQTDAQVDAFYQSWRDNFITQADINWIADQGFNCVRIPMHYELFLTASQRAVRNTVARNSANYTNYVNSLTTWYNNNQLFTDPNTEGFRTLENCLNWCAARNMYVIVDLHAAPGAQGTDANISDALVGNDLWNRSIYQDITVRLWQAIVSRYINNNTVAFWDLINEPNNVPGGGQTIFNLTNRLVNAIRTLGDTHLIMIEGNGFGNNYDWMEPNKFTNQSNLVYNAHRYWIPEADDNIRDGNPNQINRLINLTDFRSRWNVPVWVGETGENSDAWLRQNVDKLNAAGIGWCHWTYKRTSSSPNAALRRIIGPPYLTDGVSAMSGVLNNIQFANTVVNSGPLAAVDPRRGSSTTCTGNYNAVPGTVQAEAFCAMSGIQTETCTDAGGGLDVGYIDANDWLGYRINVPAAGTYTIQYRVASQNGGGSIRFERFGGSTVFGTIAVPATGGWQTWQTISHTVQLPAGQQEVGIAAPAGGFNINWFSITSNTSSPAPIGQVITLRGTNNMYVSGENGTQAMRCNRATVGDWERFSVLDGGNGTIMLRSMSKYVSSENGAAAITCNRATPGGWERFTWVVNADNTISLRGNNNMYVSSENGTQAMTCNRATISGWEVFNWTSVGTVTNAGGVALHGELTDGESEVAALQVFPNPSRGGVAIKSLTPGKVAIFDVAGRTVYQSAIKSSLQVNNLKPGVYTVRVTGDDQQTATRKLVIQQ
- a CDS encoding sigma-70 family RNA polymerase sigma factor, with protein sequence MSDNQAHLSFYLKQRSRLHGLAYKMTESASDAEDVLNDVYISFSRQPFDQIRDPERYLVRSVVHGCFAILDKRKNVVYPGINLPEPLAYERFPDLQKNDISYALLVLLQKLNAVERAVFLLRESFDYDYDEVASLVGISEANCRQQLHRAKEKLKTGKVKYSPTNLEKEEMIRAFIMACLNGDVRQLETYLSKEVTLFMDGGGKASTATRPISGLDNVMLYLTRGALKFGGNLSYTIKEVNMETGVLFENTLTADLDTVLIPVFDQNNQITQLFGIRNPDKMKYLT
- a CDS encoding RagB/SusD family nutrient uptake outer membrane protein, producing MKTKQITYSILLAAGVVTISCGKSWLEAKPRGQFLEDQYYRNESEAYNGLVAVYDVVGWQGGGYVTKIGTMDCASDDHYAGGGGPNDITNYQVISNYTLSPSVGPQGELWAKGFSGVFRANVLLQKMPGVPMDESLKKRFTAEAKFLRAYFYFDLVRFFKAIPLLTEPVAPEKMYDVLQVAPEAVYAQIEKDIKEALPELPATLTLTTQAGRATKAAAQALLGKVYLWQKKYAAAAAEFAGVTGTPGGMGPYGHKLFTTFAGLFQLANEFNSESIFEISYTNTSAGGWGCVSCTEGNVLNIMTGPRGYNRKDATAPDYVSGWSFLPITDNLFDAIKDDPRVTATVANLKQLEADGKVTYQKGHMNTGYFLEKTAGRESFKWTGAGNMELNFPKNMYDMRLADIYLLEAEALLMSNGDLTRAAALLDAVRDRAYGDNLHRVPLTLNNIKGERRLELAGEGHRWLDLVRWGDAPAVLGPRGFQAGKHEYLPIPILELENTKIEQIKEWGGTK
- a CDS encoding FG-GAP-like repeat-containing protein, with product MTNLYNPFTRLLPFSVKLLLLPAGFILWAGFANAQAPVISSVSPGSGPLGSTVTITGTDFGSTIADNKLFFGPVQATITDANANTITAQVPAGAIYRNLRLTTNYLTTQSTVPFKVTFPGEDIINSTSFGRLADVDAPNTSGATVTADFDGDGKTDLVTGTTTATLLTFRNTSVGDNISFQAGTQSGSGSVKWLSAADINGDGKTDIVAIKHGNTTNPLVVFRNTSTPGTISFTVDNTVSYPGYSPAALAITDIDGDGKPDIIGVNELNSSFSIVRNTGVNGSFAYAAVQHFPLQNSAVSLRIVAGRFSNDTNTDIVILTNLGISTFVNNSTPGNFQFDAEQVYTAGTTNRSMTSGDVNNDGLPDLVISYVTSSSLYKVGVLTSSFTAGGFTLSSIYELGALKDPVDLVLEDFNGDTKPDIAVANKNTNAVSVYKNTFNGTTVTFGAFEYYTVDASPLAVTIADFDGNGKPDISTTNRPGTSISILKNQIGAPVLENITPTTGGPGTVVTLTGYNFSNITGVYFGNTPAASYTVVSSDTILAVTGEGSDGLVTITTPVMQTSINGFTFAKPSITSFSPAFGPAGSAVTITGIGFSTNPDSNTVWFGAAKATVTSATPTSLTVLVPAGATWAPMSVTCYGATAYSSTPFILAFGGSATLDSTSFSARVHLKINNFSTVSIEGVAIGDFNGDGKSDLAANANGAVYVFTNNGTVETPSWSSPIQINSTGGPAILVADFNADRKLDLVTGGAGGTVYILLNTSTGSTISFSKLSFATDVVDDSRLAVGDFDGDARPDIALAPIYSPNIILLRNTSTNQGTSFSTLTGPALAGENPQDIVAADLNADGKPELVVTDYNGLQAAVYKNTSTSTISFAAAYPLALDGYSIACAAGDLDADGLPDIVVSKLKQNSRTAFSVFKNNSSTGGDMSFTLSGEYPLEYEAYAMTITDINGDSKPEVIAANGTYNSKVSIFRNISTSGTITLASGVSYATGTEPLAVLAGDLNGDGKPDLVTANRLSNLYTSTGGLYILYNLMPGETPNPDRQASPLAIKAGPNPFISDITVQVETQLDKAKLQLVDMSGTILQTWEYKTLPAGASVRISKPGLKPGFYYLVLATPQGRRVLRIVKQ